A stretch of the Ptychodera flava strain L36383 chromosome 18, AS_Pfla_20210202, whole genome shotgun sequence genome encodes the following:
- the LOC139116855 gene encoding checkpoint protein HUS1-like — protein MRFRGKIEVIGCIQHFTRMVGTIAKLAKNCVLKITQNKLYFIVSDSIANAGAGIWCELVQANFFDEYNMDGVSATDNEIFLDVTLDNVVRALKSAQSAKSLKIKLTKKHTPCLTFDIELPSMTAHSRNVVHDVPVNVIPQRLWGDYEEPPMPDFDVSIYMPPLKVVRNVIERMKNLSSYVILSANQSGEMTLKVETDMVTCTTHFRDLSNPTWGNDGDVADQSSQIQSQSQAQDTEFSSARIDIKKFSNFLMGQQINPTRVICNIVHNRTIQFFLIHEDMSLQYFIPVISL, from the exons ATGAGGTTTCGAGGGAAAATCGAAGTTATAGGATGCATCCAACATTTCACTC GGATGGTTGGTACCATTGCAAAGCTTGCCAAGAATTGTGTACTGAAGATTACCCAGAATAAACTGTATTTTATCGTGAGCGACAGCATTGCTAATGCCGGGGCGGGCATTTGGTGTGAACTTGTACAG GCCAATTTTTTTGATGAATACAACATGGATGGTGTGTCAGCAACTGATAATGAGATATTCTTAGATGTCACGCTGGATAATGTGGTGAGAGCGTTGAAGTCAGCGCAGAGTGCGAAGTCACTGAAGATAAAACTCACCAAGAAACACACACCATGTCTCACATTTGACATTGAATTG CCATCCATGACAGCTCATAGTCGTAATGTGGTTCATGACGTGCCAGTCAACGTAATACCACAGCGTCTGTGGGGAGACTATGAGGAACCACCCATGCCAGACTTTGAT GTCAGTATTTACATGCCACCGCTAAAAGTTGTCCGCAATGTGATTGAGAGGATGAAGAACCTTAGCAGCTATGTG ATACTATCAGCCAATCAGAGTGGAGAAATGACGCTGAAAGTGGAAACAGACATGGTGACATGTACCACCCACTTCAGAGATCTGTCAAATCCAACATGGG GTAATGATGGTGACGTAGCTGATCAGTCAAGTCAGATTCAAAGTCAAAGCCAAGCCCAGGACACAGAATTTTCTTCAGCCAGAATTGACATTAAGAAATTTTCCAACTTTCTGATGGGCCAGCAAATCAACCCTACTAGGGTTATCTGTA ATATCGTTCACAACCGAACCATTCAGTTCTTTTTGATCCATGAGGACATGTCACTCCAGTACTTCATTCCGGTTATTTCGCTCTGA